The following DNA comes from Marinilactibacillus sp. Marseille-P9653.
TACCGTTTTAATTGATGGCTTTTATGACGGCATTCTGACCCCAACAAAAGAAGAACTGGATCATATCCGCTCGTTACCCTTCAATCCAGAAGCGACTGCTGAAGTCATCGGGATTGACGAAATCAACATGACTGTTGAAGAGTACTATAAAAAACTGTGTCTCTCGCCAACCTTTAATATCGCGGGGTTTGGAAGTGGCTATACTGGAGAAGGAACTAAAACCATTATTCCAAGCGAAGCGAAAGTGAAAATCGATATGCGTTTGGCCGCTGATCAAGATCCAAATCAGATTTTTGAATCTATTCTAGCTCACGTTGAACAATTCAAATCTAAAAGTAAGATATCTGTCGACTATTTAGGTGGTGTTAAACCTTCTAGAACGCCGATGCATCTAGAAATTGTCCAAAAAGTGATTCAGTCAGTAGAGATTTCGCATGGCAAAACTCCGGTCGTTCTACCAGCTCTTGGCGGAACAGGACCGATGTATATCTTCACAGATATTTTGGGTATCCCATCCTTAACAATTCCTTATGCCAATGTGGATGAAGATAACCATGCACCTAATGAAAACATCGGCGAAAAAGAATATTTAGATGGTATTCGAACAACTTGTGCGACCATTTTACACCTTGGAGATCGAATTTAAGGTAGGATTTTCTCAAATTAACATACTTAACGGCCTCAATTTCAAGAATCAGACGTGTATTCTTCAAACTCATTGGCTATTTCAATCTTAGTTCCAACAATCGGACACGTATGCTTCAAACTCATTGGCTATTTCAATCTTAGTTCCAACAATCAGACACGTATTCTTCAAACTCATTGGCTATTTCAATCTTAGTTCCAACAATCGGACACGTATGCTTCAAACTCATTGGCTATTTCAATCTTAGTTCCAACAATCAGACACGTATTCTTCAAACTCATTGGCTATTTCAATCTTAGTTCCAACAATCAGACACGTATGCTTCAAACTAACATCATTTAAAAACCGCAGTTTCGACTATGAGGCTTACAAGCCTTCAAGTGTCGAAACTGCGGTTTTTTTACTCTTCTTCTAGCGTGTATTCTTTAAAGAATTGTTCCAGATAGATTTCCATAAACTGGTGACGGTCTTCTGCAAGCTGGATGGCTGTTTCGGTATTCATAAGTTCTTTTAGTTTTAGTAATTTTTCATAAAAATGATGGATTGCACTACTTTTTCCTTCGCGGTATTCCTTTTTAGTCATGTTTTCTCGAACAGTATACTGCGGATCAAAAATCGGATTGCCCACACTCCCGGCGTATACAAAGGTTCTAGCAATTCCAACTGCTCCAATAGCATCCAAGCGATCTGCATCTTGAACCACTTTCGCTTCCAGAGACCCGTACAAGTGGTTGTTCCCACCTTTATAAGACATTGTCTGGATGATGGATAAAACATGCTCAATGATAGCAGACGGTACACCTTCTCCTTCAAGCCAGTAATTAATTTCAGAGACACCTTCCGCTTCGCTGGAAACAATCTTATCGTCTGCAAGATCATGCAGGAGTGCAGCTAATTGAACGACGAATAAATCTGCTTTTTCAGCTTTACCAATTTTAATTGCATTATTCCAAACGCGTTCGATATGGAACCAGTCATGACCGGATCCTTCTCCTGTCAATCTAGAGCGGACCATTTCCGCTGTACTCAAGACGATTTCCTCATTCATCGAATTCCTTCTTTCCGTTCTACTCTTTTTCTCAGTCTACCATATTTATGCTACACTGTGGAAAACAGATCATTGTACTGAGTTCCTCATTCTATTTAAAAGAAAGGGTTTAATGTCCTATGAAAATTCTAATTGATGCTGATGCCTGTCCAGTGAAAGACGTTGTCATCGAAGAAGTTAAAGATAAAGAAATTCAAGTGGTTTTAGTTTCCAGTATTGCGCATTATTCTCTTCAAGACTATCCAGAATACGTAAAGCGGGTTTACGTAGAGCACGGTGCAGATTCCGCTGACTTTAAAATCGTTCAACTTGCTAAACTCTCAGACATCATCGTTACACAAGATTATGGTCTAGCTTCTCTTCTGCTCCCAAAAGGTTGTATTGTCTTGCATCATAAAGGTTTTCAATACTCTTCTGATAATATCAATCAGTTACTCGAGACAAGACATTTTAGTGCTATGGCACGTAAAAGTGGTCAGCGCACAAAAGGACCAAAGGCGTTTACTGCTGAGGATAAAGAAACTTTTCGAAAACTGTTCCAGCAATTCTTATAGGCCGCTTAAAAAAGCTCGACATCTATCGTCGAGCCTTTTCAGTTATTCTACTGTTTCTTCCCAAGCTAGCATGCCACCTGTTACGTTGACCGTTTTTATACCTCGCTGTTCAAGAATGTCCCCTGCTCTAGCTGATCTTTTACCAGAGCGACAAATCACATGATAAGTCTTGGCTGGATCAAATGCATCCAGTTGATATTCTAACGTAGATAGCGGTATATTTCTCGCTTGCTCAATGTGCCCTTGATCAAACTCTTCTATTTCTCTTACATCGATCAAGTTGACTTCATCCAAGTGTTTTTTCAATTCTTCAATAGTTATTTCGGGCATTTCACTTCACTCCTTTTCAACCTTATTGCAAGTAGTGGATCATTTCTATACTCCATAGTATCTCATAAAAAGAGAAAATAAAATGAAAAAAATTCGAATTGGAGAACTAATGTCTCATGATACAACTTTAAAAGAGTAGGATTTAAAAAATCGCTCTTAAAGTAAAGGACTTCCTTCATAAAATGATCATGAAAATATGTTACGATAGTTTACATGAGAACGTATTGAGGGAGCCGAATGTATGAAAAAGAAAACAATCGCTACAGTATTAGGTGGACTAGGTGCTGCCGTAGGTGCTTTGACCTTGACCGGTAATTACTTTTACAAGACCGCTGTAGCCAATACGAAGAAACCTTTTATTGAGGAATTCGATCACGCTACCATCCACCCAGATGATCCATGGGCGGCTGAGAAACAATGGTATAACGATGTAGACCACGAAATAACGCATATTGTTTCTGAAGATGGACTAAAAATTTCAGGTGTTTATATTCCAGCAGCAAAGCCGTCAGATAAAGTCGCTTTGATTGCCCATGGTTATAGTGGTAGCTTAAAAGATATGGCACCTTTCGCCAAATTGTTTTATGACTTAGGGTTTAATATCTTGGTTTCTGATGCAAGAGGTCATGGTTCTAGCGAAGGAAATTATATTGGATTCGGCTGGCATGAAAGAAATGATTATTTAAGATGGATTGATCAAATGATCCAACGTCACGGGGAACAGTCCGAAATCGTTCTTTATGGCATTAGCATGGGTGGCGCCACTGTATTGAATGTCAGTGGTGAACAGCTACCGAAACAAGTTAAAGCCATCGTTGAAGATTGTGGATTCAGTTCCGTAGAAGAGGAAGTTACCCATCAGTTAAAAGATATGTACAAACTACCGAAGTTTCCACTAGTTCAAATGACCAGCCTAATCACAAAAATTCGTGCTGGTTATTGGTTTGAAGAAGCTAGCTCGCTTGAACAAGTTAAAAAAAATCAAACACCAACGTTATTCATTCATGGAGACGCTGACCACTTTGTCCCAACTTGGATGGTGTATGAGCTCTATGAAGCAAATGCTTCTCCTAAAGAACTTTACATCGTGCCTGGAGCAGAACATGCCTATGCCTATGTAACCGACAAGGAGACTTATCGTAGTAGAGTTTCTCACTTCCTTAAACATTACGTAACATTAGATCACACCTTGTAAATAAAAAACGATACTTGCCAGAAGCTATTCCTCTGCGTAAGTATCGTTTTTAATCTATTTTATTGATCCGGCCATTGGTGATGATCGATTTGTATGGCTCCCATCAGTTTTTTCCTACGCTCTTCTTGATTTGCAAATAACTCTTCAAAATCTTGAGCAGATATCAGCGGTACGTTCTTTTCGATTAAAGGGTCTATATCAGGAATCGGCGGTGTAGTCTCAGAAGGAGTGACAACCGCCTCAGTCAGGCTTTCCAAATAAGTCTTTATACTAGATTTTGTACTTTTAATCAGTAAGAAATTCGTTTTATTTTCTTCTGCTAACCCATTTTTCAAAACCGTAAGCGTTTCGTCCAGTATGGCAATCGCTACAGAAGCAGACTCCTTTGGATTACTACTATGGTAGAAATGGAGTAAAGGATAGGCATGATGCTGTTGCGTTAACTGACTGATTTTAGAAGAAACATCTACTAGTACCAAATCAATATTATGGAAATCCTCACCATTCCAAATATTGTCAATCACTTCTGTGCTTTTATTTCCAAGACTTGTTATGCTCATTGCCAGCGAGCGTTTTTGAACAACGGCGTCTACAACAGAGATAATATACGAAGCACATAAAGTCAAAAATAGAATCCCTACACCTGAATTTAAAGTTGTCAAGATCTGCCAAAATCCTGCTTTTGGTGCGTTATCTCCAAGACCGAGCGTGAACAAGGTAAATCCAGTGAAATAAATGCGTTCATACCAGACGATTGGACTATCTGGGCTGGACGTATTGCTTATAGAAGTAGGATCTCCTGAAAAGAATAATGAAAACCCCGCCCAAATCATAAAGGACCATAAAAATAACGTGCTCACTAATGTTATCGGACCGACGAAATCACAAAACTTATTTTTTATATTTCCCAGTCGGTTGAACACTTTCCAAATCATTTCTGCTAATCTCTTGGAAAGCGGACCTACCCCACCATCAACCCAAAGCGTCGTCCAGATTAAATCTATAATCGTTATTCCAATTACAATAATTCCTGAGATATAAAAAAACCAATTCATACTATATGCCACCTGTCCTATACGAGTTGTTACCTCTCCATCATAATAGGATTAGTTGGATTCTCCAAGTGGGACGAACTTGAATCGATTATTTCTTCCATATAGACATTCACCTTGTTTCTTCCTGTTTCTTTCGCTTGATACAAAGCCGTATCCGCTTTATTTAAAAGATTTGATACCGTTTCTCCTACATCTCTGATGGACTCTGCCACGCCTAAACTAAGCGTTATACTAATTTCACCTTCTGACGTAATCAACGGCGTACTTTCAACCTCTACTCGAATACGATTTGCTAGCATTTCCGCTTGGGATTGATGACAATTTTTAATTGCAAAAACAAATTCTTCTCCGCCATACCGAGCGAAAAGTTCTTCATTCACTAAATTATTCTGGCAAATTTTAACAATATGTTCCAATAAGCGGTCTCCCATGTGGTGACCATATACATCATTCACTTTTTTGAAATAATCCACGTCCATAATCATGACAGAAAAAGGGGTTTGCTCTAAAACTGACTGTTCATAGTCCAGTTCGCACTGCTGTAAAAAGCTCTCCGATTATAAATTTGAGTCAAATCATAATAATAAGCCTGTTGTTCCAGAAGGTTCTGTACCGACCCCCAAAAGTTAGAGTAACATTCTAACTTTTGGGGGCTTTTTACATGGCGAAATATAGTCAAGAATTCAAATTAAAACTTGTAAAAGAATACGAAAATGGCAAATTGGGATATAAATCACTAGCTAAAAAGTACGGTATACCAGATTCTTCTCCTATTAGAAGATGGACCAACCTTTATAAAACTTATGGAAAAGAAGGATTAAGCCCAAAGAAATCGAAAGAAGTCTATCCTGTTCATTTCAAATTAGATGTATTACAATTTATGAAACGAACAGGTTCTTCCTACCAAGAAACGGCTAATTCCTTCGGAATCAGAGAACTTTCTGTTATTGCGAATTGGAATCAAGCTTTTAACAAAGAAGGGATAGAAGGCCTGAAACCTAAAAAAAAGGGACGACCTTCTATGTCTAAATTACCTAAAAAAACAAAAGTGAATAAGAGTCAGAGTATGTCTAGAGAACAAGAGCTAGAGCGTGAGAATGAACTTCTTAGGTTAGAGAACGCTTATTTAAAAAAGGTAAAAGCTTACGAGGAGAATCCAAATGCCTTCCTCGCAGAGCACAAACAAGGTTGGCATTTGAGCTCAAAAAAGAAGGATATAGATTGAAAGATATTTTTAAAGTTGTGGGCATTCCTGAGGCTACGTACCATTATCATATAAAACGAACAGGCGCAGAAGATTACGATTTGTCTTTAAAAGAACAGATTACTGATATATTCTATCAATCCAAAGAGCGTTACGGATATAAGCGAATCACGGACGAATTGAATGACGCTGGAATAGTAATCAACCATAAAAAGGTCTATCGCTTAATGAAGGAGTTAGGGTTGAAATGTATTAAATTCACACGTAAGACTCGAAAAAATAACTCTTACAAAGGAACTGTAGGAAAAGTTGCCAAGAACAATTTAAACCGCCGGTTTAATACGTCAATTCCTTTACAGAAACTAGTGACTGATATCACTGAATTTAAATGTACTGGAGATCAAAAACTTTATTTTAATCCCATAGTAGATTTGTATAATGGTGAAATTATTTCTTACAGTATTAATAAGCGTCCTGTTTTAGATTTAGCAATGGAACCTTTAAAAGAAGCTATTAAAACGATAAAGCAAAAAGCTACTGTTCGCACTACGATTCATTCCGATCAAGGGTGGCACTATCAACATAAAAAATGGGTAAATTTATTAAAACAGAATAAAATCTTCCAGAGCATGTCTCGTAAAGCAACCTGTTCTGATAATGCCGTTATAGAAAACTTTTTTGGGATTATGAAGCAAGAAATGTATCACGGAGAACCTAAAGTAAGCTATGAAGAACTAAGAGAACAGATTGAAGAATATATTGAGTGGTACAATACCACTCGTAGAAAGAAAAAACTGGCTGGCTTAAATCCAGTAGAATACCGAACTCAAGCCAGCCAGTCGGCTGCATAATATTAAAACTCTAACTTTTGGGGGTCAGCACCTTCTGAAGTTTTTTGACTTTTGTGATATCCGTAAAGATAATTAAAAACCCATCTACATTATGGGCAGGATCTAGTAAAGACAAGCGTACTTGATAAATTTTTTCATCGTTTAACTGCGTTTTAATTTCTGCCATACCAATTTTCATATTGAACGGTGTCTCAAATAAGGTTTCCCATATATCTTGAATATCTAAACCAATCAACGACCGATTGACTTGCGTAAAATGCCTTCTACAAGCCTGATTCATTTCAACTAGCCTTAAAGATTCATCTAGTACCATAACAGCATCGTTAATACTATTAAATATCACATCTTTTGCAACGGGCATCAAGCTGAATAATCTAGATGAATTGATGGCCCAAAAATAAAGTAAGGTCGAAATCCACATCACCATAGGTACAGGATCAATCCCCTCAGGTGTTAAACCAACCAGATAAACAAAAGCTGTCGTCATAGGTAGGAATTGCCCAAAAAGAAGTGCCAGAATTTGTGGACGGTACTGTTTAGACATCTCTCTATATCTAGATGCCAACAACAAGAAACCGGCTAGCATACAACCAAATGTTAGAATCCCCTGAAGTAGATACCAGAACCCAATCTCTTGATAGAAAAAAGGCGCGCCTAATGTTGGATGGATTTCGTACACTCTATAGTACAGATGATGAAAATCGTTGGTAGCTACCAAAGTGGTTGTGATCACCGGAATAATTAATAATCCAGCAATTTGTTTCTTTTTAAGATTGAATCCTAGATACTTCAAAATAAACAGCAAACCTAATGGAGAAGCATAAGGCAACGCACAGTACAGAACAGTTGTCCAAAATTTCATTTCAACAAGATTTGAAGAAAGCATTCCGAAGGCAGACCCTAAGCAGTAGATGGTAATTGTGCCTATATACGGTAGAAAATAAGAAGATATGCTTTTGTACAGATGTCTCTTACGAAAAATATATAGAAATAAGTATAAATTTAGAACACCCGATGTTGCGGTAACGGATATGTAAGCTAATAGTTGTCCATGCATAGTTTGTACCTCTATACTCTGTTTTTATTTTACTATAGCACAGTTATCTCGACTTCGAACAAAACGCTTTGAGAACAATTTATGACAAATAACTAAAATAGACAGATCACTCGTTCAACTATGAGTGATCTGTCTATTTCTTAAAACGTTAAATCTATTTAGTTTCTATTCGGGATGTCTTCGATAGAATCAATATCCATATACGCTGGGACAGCCAAGCCGCTGCGGGCTCCTTCTAAGTTTGCCCCTAAATCATTGATGTCTTCTCCATACTCTTCCATAAACGCGCCATGAGAACCTGGTAGCCAAGGTGCTAAACTGACATCTCCTTCACCTGCTGCAATGGCACTAAACATAATGGCCGGGTCAACACTAGAAATTGTTGTATTAAATCCGTGCTGATCTAGTACCACTTTCATGACGTTTGCTGAAGCACGTTCCGTATCCCAAGGCGTCGAAAGAAGTTCAACGGTTTCTCCATTACCTTTTTCTGCTCCAGATACCCATTCTTCAACTTTGTCTTGATTGTCTTCTACCCATTGCGCAGCAACTTCTTCAAAGGGCGTGTCTCTTGCCTCAAGCATAACATCTTGCATATCTTCAACTTCCCAGTTGAATTGCTCTATGATTTTATAAGCTTCTGGCATATCCTCTTCGAATCCGAGTCTGGTCACTGTGTGGATGCTCTCTGTTTCTCCAAAAGTCAGTTCTGGATCCTCTAAAAATTTAATATCATACTCTTCAAATTTCCAGTGTGGTGCCCAAGCTGTAATGATGATTGGCTCTTCATTTCGGATCGCTTGATCCAATTCTGTCAGCATTCCAGCAGCAGAACTTTCCTGTAAATCCCAACCATTCAAGTTATCGTATGTCTCTATAGTATCTTTAGCCATTTGAGTTAAGCCTGCTCCCGGTTCTGTCCCGGTGATTGTGTAATCGAGCGCTTCTCCTAAATGGGTTTCTCCTGTATCCTCTGCTCCTTCTCCGGTACTACATCCTGCGAGTAGCAAAGCCCCTGATACAATTGACAGTGTTCCTATAGATTTTTGATAAAACATTCTTTTCCTCCTCCAAAATTAGTCCGTTGAAGATTTTTTTTTAAAAGAGATGATATGTATTTCTACTCAATTTGTTTTCCTAAAATCAGAAATTGAACGACATACTCTTTTTGATCTCCAATAGACTCCACTAATTATGTTAACATAACCTGGGAAGAGAATCAAAAAAGCCCCGTTTTGTACCGACCCCCAAAAGTTAGAGTAACATTCTAACTTTTGGGGGCTTTTTACATGGCGAAATATAGTCAAGAATTCAAATTAAAACTTGTAAAAGAATACGAAAATGGCAAATTGGGATATAAATCACTAGCTAAAAAGTACGGTATACCAGATTCTTCTCCTATTAGAAGATGGACCAACCTTTATAAAACTTATGGAAAAGAAGGATATAGATTGAAAGATATTTTCAAAGTTGTGGGCATTCCTGAGGCTACGTACCATTATCATATAAAACGAACAGGCGCAGAAGATTACGATTTGTCTTTAAAAGAACAGATTACTGATATATTCTATCAATCCAAAGAGCGTTACGGATATAAGCGAATCACGGACGAATTGAATGACGCTGGAATAGTAATCAACCATAAAAAGGTCTATCGCTTAATGAAGGAGTTAGGGTTGAAATGTATTAAATTCACACGTAAGACTCGAAAATATAACTCTTACAAAGGAACTGTAGGAAAAGTTGCCAAGAACAAGTTAAACCGCCGGTTTAATACGTCAATTCCTTTACAGAAACTAGTGACTGATATCACTGAATTTAAATGTAGTGGAGATCAAAAACTTTATTTTAATCCCATAGTAGATTTGTATAATGGTGAAATTATTTCTTACAGTATTAATAAGCGTCCTGTTTTAGATTTAGCAATGGAACCTTTAAAAGAAGCTATTAAAACGATAAAGCAAAAAGCTACTGTTCGCACTACGATTCATTCCGATCAAGGGTGGCACTATCAACATAAAAAATGGGTAAATTTATTAAAACAGAATAAAATCTTCCAGAGCATGTCTCGTAAAGCAACCTGTTCTGATAATGCCGTTATAGAAAACTTT
Coding sequences within:
- a CDS encoding HD domain-containing protein encodes the protein MNEEIVLSTAEMVRSRLTGEGSGHDWFHIERVWNNAIKIGKAEKADLFVVQLAALLHDLADDKIVSSEAEGVSEINYWLEGEGVPSAIIEHVLSIIQTMSYKGGNNHLYGSLEAKVVQDADRLDAIGAVGIARTFVYAGSVGNPIFDPQYTVRENMTKKEYREGKSSAIHHFYEKLLKLKELMNTETAIQLAEDRHQFMEIYLEQFFKEYTLEEE
- a CDS encoding helix-turn-helix domain-containing protein, translated to MAKYSQEFKLKLVKEYENGKLGYKSLAKKYGIPDSSPIRRWTNLYKTYGKEGLSPKKSKEVYPVHFKLDVLQFMKRTGSSYQETANSFGIRELSVIANWNQAFNKEGIEGLKPKKKGRPSMSKLPKKTKVNKSQSMSREQELERENELLRLENAYLKKVKAYEENPNAFLAEHKQGWHLSSKKKDID
- a CDS encoding IS3 family transposase; translated protein: MAFELKKEGYRLKDIFKVVGIPEATYHYHIKRTGAEDYDLSLKEQITDIFYQSKERYGYKRITDELNDAGIVINHKKVYRLMKELGLKCIKFTRKTRKNNSYKGTVGKVAKNNLNRRFNTSIPLQKLVTDITEFKCTGDQKLYFNPIVDLYNGEIISYSINKRPVLDLAMEPLKEAIKTIKQKATVRTTIHSDQGWHYQHKKWVNLLKQNKIFQSMSRKATCSDNAVIENFFGIMKQEMYHGEPKVSYEELREQIEEYIEWYNTTRRKKKLAGLNPVEYRTQASQSAA
- a CDS encoding ion channel, translated to MNWFFYISGIIVIGITIIDLIWTTLWVDGGVGPLSKRLAEMIWKVFNRLGNIKNKFCDFVGPITLVSTLFLWSFMIWAGFSLFFSGDPTSISNTSSPDSPIVWYERIYFTGFTLFTLGLGDNAPKAGFWQILTTLNSGVGILFLTLCASYIISVVDAVVQKRSLAMSITSLGNKSTEVIDNIWNGEDFHNIDLVLVDVSSKISQLTQQHHAYPLLHFYHSSNPKESASVAIAILDETLTVLKNGLAEENKTNFLLIKSTKSSIKTYLESLTEAVVTPSETTPPIPDIDPLIEKNVPLISAQDFEELFANQEERRKKLMGAIQIDHHQWPDQ
- a CDS encoding rhodanese-like domain-containing protein, which produces MPEITIEELKKHLDEVNLIDVREIEEFDQGHIEQARNIPLSTLEYQLDAFDPAKTYHVICRSGKRSARAGDILEQRGIKTVNVTGGMLAWEETVE
- a CDS encoding IS3 family transposase, translating into MAKYSQEFKLKLVKEYENGKLGYKSLAKKYGIPDSSPIRRWTNLYKTYGKEGYRLKDIFKVVGIPEATYHYHIKRTGAEDYDLSLKEQITDIFYQSKERYGYKRITDELNDAGIVINHKKVYRLMKELGLKCIKFTRKTRKYNSYKGTVGKVAKNKLNRRFNTSIPLQKLVTDITEFKCSGDQKLYFNPIVDLYNGEIISYSINKRPVLDLAMEPLKEAIKTIKQKATVRTTIHSDQGWHYQHKKWVNLLKQNKIFQSMSRKATCSDNAVIENFFGIMKQEMYHGEPKVSYEELREQIEEYIEWYNTTRRKKKLAGLSPVEYRTQASQSAA
- a CDS encoding alpha/beta hydrolase, which codes for MKKKTIATVLGGLGAAVGALTLTGNYFYKTAVANTKKPFIEEFDHATIHPDDPWAAEKQWYNDVDHEITHIVSEDGLKISGVYIPAAKPSDKVALIAHGYSGSLKDMAPFAKLFYDLGFNILVSDARGHGSSEGNYIGFGWHERNDYLRWIDQMIQRHGEQSEIVLYGISMGGATVLNVSGEQLPKQVKAIVEDCGFSSVEEEVTHQLKDMYKLPKFPLVQMTSLITKIRAGYWFEEASSLEQVKKNQTPTLFIHGDADHFVPTWMVYELYEANASPKELYIVPGAEHAYAYVTDKETYRSRVSHFLKHYVTLDHTL
- a CDS encoding YaiI/YqxD family protein codes for the protein MKILIDADACPVKDVVIEEVKDKEIQVVLVSSIAHYSLQDYPEYVKRVYVEHGADSADFKIVQLAKLSDIIVTQDYGLASLLLPKGCIVLHHKGFQYSSDNINQLLETRHFSAMARKSGQRTKGPKAFTAEDKETFRKLFQQFL
- a CDS encoding histidine kinase N-terminal 7TM domain-containing protein; this encodes MHGQLLAYISVTATSGVLNLYLFLYIFRKRHLYKSISSYFLPYIGTITIYCLGSAFGMLSSNLVEMKFWTTVLYCALPYASPLGLLFILKYLGFNLKKKQIAGLLIIPVITTTLVATNDFHHLYYRVYEIHPTLGAPFFYQEIGFWYLLQGILTFGCMLAGFLLLASRYREMSKQYRPQILALLFGQFLPMTTAFVYLVGLTPEGIDPVPMVMWISTLLYFWAINSSRLFSLMPVAKDVIFNSINDAVMVLDESLRLVEMNQACRRHFTQVNRSLIGLDIQDIWETLFETPFNMKIGMAEIKTQLNDEKIYQVRLSLLDPAHNVDGFLIIFTDITKVKKLQKVLTPKS
- a CDS encoding glycine betaine ABC transporter substrate-binding protein, encoding MFYQKSIGTLSIVSGALLLAGCSTGEGAEDTGETHLGEALDYTITGTEPGAGLTQMAKDTIETYDNLNGWDLQESSAAGMLTELDQAIRNEEPIIITAWAPHWKFEEYDIKFLEDPELTFGETESIHTVTRLGFEEDMPEAYKIIEQFNWEVEDMQDVMLEARDTPFEEVAAQWVEDNQDKVEEWVSGAEKGNGETVELLSTPWDTERASANVMKVVLDQHGFNTTISSVDPAIMFSAIAAGEGDVSLAPWLPGSHGAFMEEYGEDINDLGANLEGARSGLAVPAYMDIDSIEDIPNRN